The following are from one region of the Vibrio hyugaensis genome:
- a CDS encoding efflux RND transporter permease subunit: MFALIDAALSRARTMLTLLVMILIAGVITYITIPKESSPDITIPIIYVSVGHQGISPTDAERLLVRPIEQELRSIEGVKEMTAVASEGHASVTLEFSVGVDLAEAMADVRDAVDLAKPKLPEDSDEPTVNEVTFASEEPVLTVVLYGTVPERTTVQIARVLRDKLESYRQVLEVDIAGDREDIVEIVVDPLLMESYGLDQADIYNLIALNNRVVAAGFVDTGYGRFSVKVPSVFDSLKDVLELPIKVNGKEVITFGDVATVRRAFRDPESFARLDGNPAVVLNVKKRAGENIIETVELVKQVMLEAQKRSEWPNNLQVKYTWDQSDDVKLMLNDLQNNILSAIILVVIVIIAILGVRTALLVGISIPGSFLTGLLVLSVFGLTVNIVVLFALIMAVGMLVDGAIVVTEFADRRMQEGIPRKEAYRDAAKRMAWPITASTATTLAAFAPLLFWPDITGEFMKYLPLTLIATLTASLVMALLFVPVIGGIIGKPQAVNQKSQQEMVDLHNGEFEKATGITKLYYRTLSIAIKHPLKVLLSAILLAGGVGFTYSKAGLGAEFFPEVDPAFFTVKVRSYGDLSINEKDVVMKEIEKVMLGHDEFESVYTRTGTDSNDGDEIGQIQITPVDWQYRRKVKDIIEELKQTTNQFSGVELEYKFPDAGPPVEHDLVIEMSAQNSSIDQLDSAAKMVRYWADRNPALTNLSDTTNKEGIDWQIDIRRDDASRFAADATLVGNTVQFVTNGLKIGDYLPDDADEEVDILVRYPQDKRDIGRFDQLRVKTAAGLVPITNFAQIKPDHKQDTIRRVDGRRVINIQADMVEGYNLTLELPKITEEVQQLGLPAGIEFKIRGQNEEQENSSAFLQSAFMVALGVMALILITQFNSFYQAFLILSAVLFSTVGVFAGLLIFQKPFGIIMSGIGVIALAGIVVNNNIVLIDTYNQMRKRGLEKSDAILRTGVQRLRPVLLTTVTTILGLLPMVLEMNIDLVNQKVEFGAPSTQWWSQLATAVAGGLAFATVLTLVLTPCLLMLGREHNIDDSQTETKEAA; encoded by the coding sequence ATGTTTGCTTTGATTGATGCTGCGCTGTCGCGTGCACGTACGATGCTAACACTCTTAGTCATGATCCTGATTGCGGGTGTTATCACTTACATTACGATCCCAAAAGAATCCAGTCCTGATATCACCATCCCTATTATCTATGTTTCGGTAGGTCACCAAGGCATTTCTCCAACTGATGCTGAGCGTTTGTTGGTACGGCCAATAGAACAAGAATTACGCTCCATTGAAGGGGTAAAAGAGATGACTGCCGTTGCCTCGGAAGGTCATGCCTCTGTGACGTTAGAGTTCAGTGTAGGCGTCGATCTTGCTGAAGCAATGGCCGATGTGCGTGATGCTGTCGATCTAGCTAAGCCGAAGTTGCCAGAAGATAGCGATGAACCGACCGTAAATGAAGTCACATTTGCCTCTGAAGAACCAGTACTTACGGTTGTGCTTTACGGGACTGTACCAGAACGTACAACCGTACAAATTGCCCGTGTACTTCGCGATAAATTAGAAAGCTATCGCCAAGTCTTGGAAGTGGATATTGCGGGAGATCGGGAGGACATTGTAGAGATCGTCGTCGATCCATTGCTGATGGAAAGCTACGGTTTGGATCAAGCGGATATCTACAACTTGATCGCGTTAAACAACCGTGTCGTTGCAGCAGGTTTTGTCGACACGGGGTACGGACGATTCTCAGTTAAAGTCCCTTCTGTTTTTGATTCTTTAAAAGACGTCTTAGAGTTGCCAATTAAAGTTAATGGCAAAGAGGTGATTACCTTTGGAGATGTCGCCACTGTGCGTCGCGCGTTTCGAGATCCAGAAAGTTTTGCTCGTTTAGATGGTAATCCTGCTGTTGTTCTCAACGTCAAAAAGCGCGCGGGTGAAAACATCATTGAGACGGTTGAGTTAGTCAAACAAGTAATGCTCGAGGCACAAAAGCGTTCAGAGTGGCCGAATAACCTACAAGTCAAATACACGTGGGATCAGTCTGATGACGTCAAACTGATGCTCAACGATCTGCAAAACAACATTCTCTCGGCAATCATTCTTGTGGTGATTGTTATCATTGCAATTCTTGGGGTTCGAACGGCGTTGCTTGTTGGGATCTCTATTCCGGGTTCTTTCCTTACGGGGTTATTAGTTCTGTCGGTATTTGGCTTAACGGTCAACATTGTTGTGTTGTTTGCTCTCATCATGGCAGTCGGCATGCTCGTTGATGGGGCTATTGTCGTGACAGAGTTTGCCGATAGGCGGATGCAAGAGGGTATACCACGTAAAGAAGCCTATCGTGATGCTGCAAAACGTATGGCATGGCCGATTACAGCCTCTACGGCCACCACTCTCGCCGCATTTGCTCCATTACTCTTTTGGCCAGATATTACTGGCGAGTTCATGAAGTATTTACCATTAACCTTAATTGCCACCTTGACTGCTTCTCTTGTAATGGCGTTGTTGTTTGTGCCGGTTATAGGCGGAATCATTGGTAAGCCTCAAGCTGTTAACCAGAAAAGCCAGCAAGAGATGGTTGACTTGCACAACGGAGAGTTTGAGAAAGCGACGGGCATTACAAAGCTTTACTATCGTACGTTGTCGATTGCGATTAAGCACCCACTTAAAGTGTTACTCAGTGCGATATTGCTTGCGGGTGGAGTCGGTTTTACTTACAGCAAAGCTGGCTTAGGTGCGGAATTTTTTCCGGAGGTAGATCCTGCTTTCTTTACCGTCAAGGTCCGTTCTTACGGTGATTTATCGATCAACGAAAAAGACGTCGTGATGAAAGAGATCGAAAAAGTCATGCTAGGACACGATGAGTTTGAAAGTGTCTATACGCGTACCGGAACGGATTCAAATGATGGTGATGAGATTGGTCAGATTCAGATTACGCCTGTCGATTGGCAATATCGTCGCAAAGTGAAAGACATCATTGAAGAGCTCAAACAGACTACTAATCAATTCTCAGGCGTAGAGTTGGAATACAAATTCCCCGATGCTGGTCCGCCAGTAGAGCATGATCTCGTCATTGAAATGTCGGCACAAAACTCAAGCATTGACCAGTTAGACAGTGCGGCCAAGATGGTTCGTTACTGGGCTGATCGTAATCCCGCTTTAACTAACTTGAGTGATACCACTAATAAAGAGGGAATTGACTGGCAGATTGATATTCGCAGGGACGATGCTTCTCGCTTTGCCGCTGATGCGACTTTGGTTGGTAATACTGTCCAGTTTGTGACTAACGGTTTGAAGATTGGTGATTATCTTCCCGATGATGCCGATGAAGAAGTCGATATATTAGTGCGTTATCCGCAGGATAAACGTGATATCGGTCGGTTTGACCAATTACGTGTAAAAACGGCTGCGGGTTTGGTGCCGATCACGAACTTCGCTCAAATTAAGCCTGATCACAAGCAGGATACGATTCGTCGTGTCGACGGTCGCCGAGTGATCAACATTCAAGCTGATATGGTCGAAGGTTATAACCTCACGTTAGAGTTACCTAAAATTACTGAAGAGGTTCAGCAGCTTGGTTTGCCAGCGGGGATTGAGTTTAAAATTCGCGGTCAAAACGAGGAGCAAGAAAACTCTTCTGCGTTTTTACAAAGTGCTTTCATGGTTGCACTAGGTGTGATGGCTTTGATCCTGATTACTCAATTCAACAGCTTCTACCAAGCATTTTTGATTTTAAGTGCTGTGCTGTTCTCTACGGTTGGTGTGTTTGCCGGTTTGCTTATCTTCCAAAAACCGTTCGGTATTATCATGTCAGGTATTGGTGTTATTGCGTTAGCGGGCATTGTCGTCAACAACAACATCGTCTTGATCGACACCTATAACCAAATGCGTAAACGTGGTCTAGAAAAGTCGGACGCGATATTACGGACTGGGGTTCAGCGCTTGCGCCCTGTGTTGCTTACCACAGTGACGACCATATTAGGTTTGTTGCCAATGGTGTTAGAAATGAACATCGATTTGGTGAATCAAAAAGTTGAATTTGGCGCACCAAGTACCCAGTGGTGGTCGCAATTAGCAACCGCGGTTGCTGGTGGCTTGGCATTTGCGACCGTGCTGACTTTGGTTTTAACGCCTTGCCTGTTAATGCTTGGACGTGAGCATAATATTGATGATTCTCAAACAGAAACAAAAGAGGCAGCCTAG
- the rsmC gene encoding 16S rRNA (guanine(1207)-N(2))-methyltransferase RsmC: MSAYIAPSQIAQRQLEYFNGKHVLVAGEVEDLFPLELVDHCESVEVFTSNYSYYRQISTSEKIKSHFGSEFDADTQADMVLLYWPKAKPEAEYLLAMLMAKLGINTEIVVVGENRSGVKSIEKMFKDYGPVKKYDTARRCSFYWGTCLSEPKPFDQAEWFKSYTITLGEQSVEVKSLPGVFSHGEFDLGSQLLLETLPNLSGKVLDFGCGAGVLGAFMAKANPEIAIEMCDINAYAITSSQATLEANGLSGRVFASDIYSDTAKDYRFIISNPPFHSGLDTNYNAAETLLGQAPRYMTRDGEMIIVANSFLKYPPIIEQTFNNCETLNKTNKFSIYYAKKS, translated from the coding sequence ATGTCTGCTTATATCGCTCCAAGCCAAATAGCTCAGCGTCAACTCGAGTATTTTAACGGAAAACACGTTTTAGTTGCTGGTGAAGTAGAAGACTTGTTTCCACTGGAACTGGTGGATCACTGTGAGTCTGTTGAAGTATTCACTTCAAACTACAGCTATTACCGTCAAATCAGCACTTCTGAAAAAATCAAAAGCCATTTTGGTTCAGAGTTTGATGCCGATACGCAGGCAGACATGGTGTTACTGTACTGGCCAAAGGCAAAACCAGAGGCGGAGTACTTACTCGCTATGTTAATGGCGAAGCTAGGCATCAACACTGAGATCGTGGTCGTCGGCGAAAATCGCTCTGGCGTGAAAAGCATTGAGAAAATGTTTAAAGACTATGGTCCTGTGAAGAAGTACGACACGGCTCGTCGTTGTTCATTTTACTGGGGAACATGCTTGAGCGAACCAAAGCCGTTTGATCAAGCAGAATGGTTTAAATCTTATACCATTACCCTTGGTGAACAATCCGTTGAAGTAAAAAGCCTTCCAGGTGTATTCAGCCATGGTGAGTTTGACTTGGGTAGCCAATTACTTTTAGAAACGTTGCCAAACCTGTCAGGTAAAGTGCTCGATTTCGGTTGTGGTGCTGGTGTTTTAGGCGCATTTATGGCGAAAGCCAATCCAGAAATTGCGATTGAAATGTGTGACATCAACGCTTATGCCATCACTTCAAGCCAAGCAACACTCGAAGCGAATGGGTTATCAGGTCGTGTTTTTGCCTCAGATATCTACTCAGACACGGCTAAAGACTACCGCTTCATCATTAGTAACCCACCATTCCATAGTGGTTTAGACACCAACTACAACGCTGCCGAAACCTTACTAGGACAAGCACCACGCTACATGACGCGAGATGGTGAAATGATCATCGTTGCAAACAGCTTCTTGAAATACCCTCCAATTATTGAGCAAACATTCAATAATTGCGAGACGCTAAATAAGACCAATAAGTTCTCGATTTACTACGCGAAAAAGTCTTAG
- the hemL gene encoding glutamate-1-semialdehyde 2,1-aminomutase, whose translation MTKSSELYQKAQQTIPGGVNSPVRAFNGVGGSPLFIERADGALIFDADGKAYIDYVGSWGPMILGHNHAVIREAVIDAAQRGLSFGAPTEMEIAMAELVSELVPSMEQIRMVSSGTEATMSAIRLARGFTGRDKIMKFEGCYHGHADSLLVKAGSGALTLGQPSSPGVPADFAKHTLTATFNDLDSVRELFAANKGEIACIIVEPVAGNMNCIPPVEGFHEGLREICDQEGALLIFDEVMTGFRVALGGAQAHYNIKPDLTTLGKVIGGGMPVGAFGGRKEVMQYVAPTGPVYQAGTLSGNPVAMAAGFACLNLLKEEGNEKRLAAKTKQLAQGFKELADKHGVPLVVNQVGGMFGFFFTEQDSITCYEDVTKCDVERFKRFFHLMLKHGVYLAPSAFEASFTSLAHGSKEIDATLEAADRCFAILAEEAK comes from the coding sequence ATGACCAAATCATCAGAGCTATATCAAAAGGCTCAGCAAACCATTCCTGGCGGTGTGAACTCACCAGTTCGTGCATTCAACGGCGTTGGCGGTTCTCCGCTATTTATCGAACGAGCAGACGGTGCCCTGATTTTTGATGCCGATGGTAAAGCGTACATTGATTACGTTGGCTCTTGGGGTCCTATGATTCTAGGTCATAACCACGCAGTAATCCGTGAAGCGGTTATCGATGCAGCACAACGCGGTCTAAGTTTCGGTGCGCCAACTGAGATGGAAATTGCGATGGCTGAGCTTGTATCTGAGCTAGTGCCATCAATGGAACAAATCCGCATGGTGAGCTCTGGTACAGAAGCGACCATGAGTGCTATCCGTCTTGCTCGTGGCTTCACTGGTCGTGACAAGATCATGAAATTTGAAGGTTGTTACCACGGTCACGCTGACAGCTTGCTAGTCAAAGCGGGCTCTGGTGCACTAACACTGGGCCAACCAAGCTCTCCTGGCGTTCCTGCTGACTTTGCTAAGCACACACTAACGGCAACATTTAACGATTTAGATTCAGTCCGTGAACTGTTCGCTGCAAACAAAGGCGAAATCGCTTGTATCATCGTTGAGCCAGTTGCGGGCAACATGAACTGTATTCCACCAGTAGAAGGCTTCCATGAAGGTCTGCGCGAAATCTGTGACCAAGAAGGTGCACTACTGATTTTTGATGAAGTAATGACAGGTTTCCGTGTTGCTCTTGGTGGCGCGCAAGCACACTACAACATCAAACCAGACCTAACAACACTGGGTAAAGTTATCGGTGGTGGTATGCCAGTGGGCGCTTTTGGTGGTCGTAAAGAAGTCATGCAATACGTAGCGCCAACAGGTCCTGTTTACCAAGCGGGCACGCTTTCTGGTAACCCAGTTGCAATGGCAGCAGGCTTTGCATGTTTGAACCTTCTAAAAGAAGAAGGAAACGAAAAGCGCCTAGCAGCGAAAACTAAGCAACTTGCACAAGGCTTCAAAGAACTTGCCGACAAACACGGCGTGCCATTGGTAGTAAACCAAGTTGGCGGCATGTTTGGCTTCTTCTTTACAGAGCAAGACAGCATCACTTGCTACGAAGACGTAACTAAGTGTGATGTAGAACGCTTTAAACGCTTCTTCCACCTAATGCTGAAACACGGCGTATACCTAGCGCCATCGGCATTCGAAGCAAGCTTCACTTCTCTTGCACACGGTTCAAAAGAAATCGATGCAACATTAGAAGCGGCAGATCGCTGTTTTGCAATTCTGGCAGAAGAAGCGAAGTAA
- the erpA gene encoding iron-sulfur cluster insertion protein ErpA, with protein MSEVNVPLSFSDAAASRVQTLIAEEENPALKLRVYITGGGCSGFQYGFTFDENVNEGDTTIVNSGVTLVVDPMSLQYLIGGVVDYTEGLEGARFFVNNPNATTTCGCGASFSV; from the coding sequence GTGAGCGAAGTAAACGTACCATTATCTTTTTCTGATGCCGCGGCATCTCGCGTTCAAACGTTGATTGCGGAAGAAGAAAACCCAGCGCTGAAATTACGCGTATACATTACTGGTGGCGGCTGTAGTGGTTTCCAATACGGCTTCACATTTGATGAAAACGTAAATGAAGGCGACACAACAATCGTAAACAGTGGCGTAACACTGGTTGTAGACCCAATGAGCCTGCAATACCTAATCGGTGGCGTGGTTGATTACACTGAAGGTTTGGAGGGAGCACGCTTCTTCGTTAATAACCCAAATGCAACAACAACGTGTGGTTGTGGTGCATCGTTCAGCGTGTAA
- a CDS encoding AI-2E family transporter, with product MPNNVKITSSHRVLVVALLAAAFACYLLVEPYVNSIVMAFIISLLMFPIHEWFESKMPNHKNLVSLLSCVVLTFIIVIPLLFVFAAIVQQGSVFSQNTYKWVTNGGIQDIFQHPWVVKGLALVNEYLPFDKIEPQAIAEKIGQFATSFGSNLVAISAKILGDATNFLMDFFLMLFVLFFLLRDHDKIISAMRHILPLSRSQEDKILTEIEQVSKSAVMGSFLTAIAQGFAGGIGMWLAGFPGLFWGTMMGFASFIPVVGTALIWIPAAAYLFLTGDTTWAIFLTAWSVVVVGSIDNLLRPLLMQGSAGMNTLMIFFSLLGGLHLFGLIGLIYGPLIFAVTMVLFNIYEEEFKDFLNQQDNS from the coding sequence ATGCCGAATAATGTAAAAATCACGTCGAGTCATCGAGTGCTAGTTGTTGCGCTGCTCGCCGCTGCTTTTGCCTGCTATTTATTGGTTGAGCCCTATGTAAACTCGATCGTAATGGCCTTTATCATTTCACTACTGATGTTCCCAATACATGAGTGGTTTGAGAGCAAAATGCCTAACCACAAAAACTTGGTCTCACTACTCTCCTGTGTGGTTCTAACCTTTATTATTGTGATTCCATTGTTGTTTGTCTTTGCTGCCATCGTTCAGCAAGGGTCCGTCTTTTCTCAAAATACCTATAAATGGGTGACCAATGGTGGTATCCAAGATATCTTCCAACACCCGTGGGTAGTCAAAGGTTTAGCGCTGGTTAATGAGTACTTACCTTTCGATAAAATAGAACCTCAAGCTATCGCAGAGAAGATTGGTCAATTCGCCACATCATTTGGTTCAAATTTGGTTGCTATTAGTGCCAAGATCTTAGGTGACGCCACAAACTTCTTGATGGATTTCTTCCTAATGTTGTTCGTGTTGTTCTTCCTGCTGCGTGACCACGATAAGATCATCTCGGCGATGCGCCATATTCTGCCGCTCTCTCGTAGCCAAGAAGACAAAATTCTGACCGAAATTGAGCAAGTATCGAAATCTGCAGTTATGGGCTCATTCTTAACCGCAATAGCGCAAGGTTTCGCTGGCGGTATCGGTATGTGGCTTGCTGGTTTTCCGGGCTTATTCTGGGGCACCATGATGGGCTTCGCCTCTTTCATTCCAGTGGTCGGTACCGCACTGATCTGGATTCCAGCCGCAGCCTACTTGTTCCTGACTGGTGACACCACTTGGGCAATCTTCTTGACGGCGTGGAGTGTCGTTGTAGTTGGTTCGATCGATAACCTATTGCGTCCATTGCTGATGCAAGGCAGCGCAGGCATGAACACGCTAATGATCTTCTTCTCGCTGCTAGGTGGTCTGCATCTATTTGGTTTAATTGGTCTTATTTACGGCCCACTGATCTTTGCCGTGACCATGGTTCTATTCAATATCTACGAAGAAGAGTTTAAAGACTTCCTCAACCAACAAGACAATAGCTAA
- a CDS encoding peptidoglycan DD-metalloendopeptidase family protein produces the protein MHSIFVRLPLLHKVLIGFFSALIIFALFFLPDPQDLDPQQSRLKVGEHYSVPISVESPERSASSNLPSVLRWETYKVKNGESAAVLFNRVGLSPRLLHELITSDKEIKAQLTRLRPGDRLQFGFDENNDFIQLKRTLNAFETFRIKLQGSKYVSEVDKKEVDYQYNYAEATIKSNFWNAGISSGLNANQIMELAGIFGWDIDFALDIRKNDTFRVLYQEEVVEGEVIGRGKIIAAVFKNQGDTFTAILDEKSGKYYDENGRAMKKAFLRAPLDFRRVTSNFNPRRLHPVTGKVRPHRGTDYAAPVGTPIWAAGNGVVLKSAYNKFNGNYVFIKHSNTYVTKYLHLTKRMVKTGQRVKQGQTIGTLGGTGRVTGPHLHYEFLVNGVHKNARTVKLPQSKSLTGKAKQTFMANAKTSMAKLDRYSKLLAMK, from the coding sequence ATGCATTCGATTTTTGTCAGACTCCCACTCTTGCACAAAGTATTGATCGGCTTTTTTAGTGCCCTCATCATCTTTGCACTATTCTTTTTGCCTGATCCGCAAGACCTCGACCCGCAGCAAAGCCGACTCAAAGTTGGTGAGCACTATTCGGTACCGATTTCTGTAGAATCTCCCGAGCGCAGCGCCTCTTCTAATCTTCCTTCTGTTTTGCGTTGGGAAACCTATAAAGTCAAAAATGGCGAAAGCGCTGCCGTCCTGTTTAATCGCGTAGGGCTCTCCCCTCGTCTTCTTCACGAACTCATCACTTCAGATAAAGAGATCAAAGCGCAGCTTACTCGGCTTCGTCCCGGAGACCGATTGCAATTTGGCTTTGATGAAAATAACGATTTTATACAGCTAAAACGTACATTGAATGCTTTTGAAACTTTTCGTATCAAGTTGCAGGGAAGTAAATACGTCTCTGAAGTCGACAAAAAAGAAGTCGACTATCAATACAACTACGCCGAAGCAACGATTAAATCTAACTTCTGGAATGCTGGTATTTCATCGGGATTGAATGCAAATCAAATCATGGAGCTGGCGGGAATCTTTGGTTGGGATATCGACTTTGCGCTGGATATTCGTAAAAACGACACCTTCCGAGTGCTTTATCAAGAAGAAGTTGTAGAAGGTGAAGTCATTGGTCGTGGCAAAATTATCGCTGCAGTATTTAAAAACCAAGGTGATACCTTTACGGCGATTTTGGATGAAAAGAGTGGCAAGTATTACGATGAAAATGGTCGAGCAATGAAAAAGGCCTTCTTACGTGCACCTTTGGATTTCCGCCGTGTAACCTCAAACTTCAACCCTCGTCGCCTTCACCCAGTAACCGGGAAAGTTCGCCCTCACCGTGGTACAGACTATGCAGCTCCAGTTGGTACCCCAATTTGGGCTGCGGGTAACGGCGTAGTGCTTAAGTCGGCTTACAACAAATTCAATGGTAACTACGTCTTCATTAAACACAGCAATACCTATGTGACTAAGTACTTACACTTAACCAAACGAATGGTGAAGACAGGTCAACGTGTTAAACAAGGACAAACGATTGGTACTCTAGGTGGTACTGGACGAGTAACCGGACCTCACCTGCATTATGAGTTCTTAGTAAACGGCGTACACAAGAACGCAAGAACGGTAAAATTGCCGCAATCGAAATCTTTGACGGGGAAAGCGAAGCAAACCTTTATGGCTAACGCGAAAACCAGCATGGCGAAGCTTGACCGTTACAGTAAGTTACTCGCGATGAAATAA
- a CDS encoding efflux RND transporter periplasmic adaptor subunit, whose product MSGSSFGRRIVERPWLVSLTLVIALAAWLAMGQLKAQDETVSPSNSQSEDTPVAKVMFNSFTAQPTSKTIELYGRTAPNRQARLGAEVAGKIIRLNVNKGQSVKRGQVIANIDERDLDIQLKRAKAMLRVKEKEFKAAESLKIRGLQGEVAFATAQAALVDARANLSNVETALRNTKVRAPFDGILDHKFVEIGDFVGVGDPIATVIDLEKLVIEADVSERHIQYLKEGQKADVRTINNVHHQGTIRYIGRVSSTSTNTFPVEIEIKNDEIAMPAGISAEVVLSLSEVLAIKVTAAMLALDEEGNLGIKTLRDQHVHFVPIQLVKAEKDGVWLSGLGDQVDIIVLGQGFARDGDLVMATKVADAIKAANQQ is encoded by the coding sequence ATGTCTGGATCTTCTTTTGGGCGTCGTATTGTAGAGCGTCCATGGCTAGTCTCTCTAACGCTTGTGATCGCTTTAGCTGCTTGGCTCGCAATGGGTCAACTCAAAGCACAAGACGAAACGGTTTCTCCTTCAAACTCTCAATCTGAAGACACGCCTGTTGCTAAGGTGATGTTCAACTCTTTTACCGCCCAACCAACCAGCAAAACCATTGAACTGTATGGTCGCACCGCGCCAAATCGCCAAGCTCGTCTCGGCGCAGAAGTGGCCGGAAAAATCATTCGTCTTAACGTAAATAAAGGCCAAAGTGTTAAACGAGGCCAAGTTATTGCCAATATTGATGAGCGTGACCTCGATATTCAACTTAAACGTGCCAAGGCGATGCTGCGCGTAAAAGAAAAAGAATTTAAAGCGGCGGAATCTTTAAAAATTCGTGGCTTACAAGGGGAGGTGGCTTTCGCGACGGCGCAAGCCGCATTAGTTGATGCTAGGGCTAACTTAAGTAATGTCGAAACAGCGCTTAGAAATACTAAAGTAAGAGCGCCGTTTGATGGCATTCTTGATCACAAATTTGTAGAAATAGGGGACTTCGTTGGCGTTGGAGACCCAATAGCGACCGTGATCGATCTAGAAAAACTGGTGATTGAAGCGGATGTCAGTGAGCGTCATATCCAATACCTAAAAGAAGGTCAGAAAGCAGACGTTCGCACCATCAATAATGTTCATCACCAAGGTACCATTCGGTACATTGGAAGAGTTTCTTCAACTTCCACCAATACTTTTCCGGTTGAAATTGAAATCAAGAACGATGAAATCGCAATGCCAGCAGGGATAAGTGCCGAAGTGGTTCTGTCTTTGAGCGAGGTTCTCGCGATCAAAGTCACAGCAGCTATGTTAGCGCTTGATGAAGAAGGAAACCTTGGCATTAAGACCTTGCGTGATCAACATGTTCACTTTGTACCGATCCAATTGGTTAAAGCAGAGAAAGATGGTGTTTGGCTGTCTGGCTTAGGTGATCAAGTTGACATTATCGTGTTAGGGCAAGGTTTCGCTCGTGATGGTGACTTAGTGATGGCGACGAAGGTGGCTGACGCCATTAAAGCCGCGAATCAGCAGTAA
- the tyrS gene encoding tyrosine--tRNA ligase, with translation MASIEAALAEIKRGVEELIPEEELIAKLKEGRPLRIKLGADPTAPDIHLGHTVIFNKLRLFQELGHEVTFLIGDFTAMVGDPTGKNTTRPPLSREDVLRNAETYKEQVFKILDPAKTKIQFNSEWLSELGAEGMIRLAANQTVARMLERDDFKKRYAGGQPIAIHEFMYPLLQGWDSVAMETDVELGGTDQKFNLLMGRELQKSHGQKPQVVLMMPLLVGLDGEKKMSKSSGNYIGISEAPSEMFGKIMSISDDLMWSYYELLSFRPLEEIAQFKSDVESGKNPRDIKVLLAKEIIARFHCEADADAAEQEFVNRFAKNQIPDEMPEFDFDAGTPVANLLKEAGLCASTSEAMRMVKQGAAKIEGEKVADAKFAPEAGTYVFQVGKRKFARITIK, from the coding sequence ATGGCGAGCATTGAAGCTGCATTAGCCGAGATTAAGCGCGGTGTTGAAGAGCTGATTCCAGAAGAAGAGCTGATCGCGAAACTAAAAGAAGGCCGTCCTCTACGTATTAAACTCGGTGCCGATCCAACAGCACCTGACATCCACCTAGGCCATACGGTTATTTTCAATAAGCTTCGCTTGTTCCAAGAGCTAGGTCATGAAGTGACGTTCCTAATCGGTGACTTCACTGCAATGGTTGGCGACCCAACAGGTAAGAACACAACGCGTCCACCACTAAGCCGTGAAGACGTATTGCGCAATGCAGAGACATACAAAGAGCAAGTATTTAAGATTCTTGATCCGGCTAAGACTAAGATTCAGTTCAACTCTGAGTGGCTATCTGAGCTTGGTGCCGAGGGTATGATTCGTCTAGCGGCAAACCAAACGGTTGCACGTATGCTAGAACGTGACGATTTTAAAAAGCGTTACGCAGGTGGTCAGCCAATCGCTATTCATGAGTTTATGTACCCACTACTGCAAGGTTGGGACTCAGTAGCAATGGAAACAGACGTTGAGCTTGGTGGTACTGACCAGAAGTTCAACCTACTAATGGGTCGTGAACTGCAAAAATCTCACGGTCAAAAGCCACAAGTGGTATTAATGATGCCACTGCTTGTTGGTCTAGACGGTGAGAAGAAGATGTCTAAATCTTCTGGTAACTACATTGGTATTAGCGAAGCACCAAGTGAAATGTTTGGTAAGATCATGTCTATCTCTGACGATCTAATGTGGAGCTACTATGAGCTACTGTCTTTCCGTCCTCTGGAAGAGATCGCACAGTTCAAGTCGGATGTTGAATCTGGTAAAAACCCACGTGATATCAAAGTGCTGCTAGCAAAAGAAATCATCGCACGTTTCCACTGTGAAGCGGACGCTGATGCAGCAGAGCAAGAGTTCGTTAACCGTTTTGCTAAGAACCAAATTCCTGACGAAATGCCAGAGTTTGATTTTGACGCGGGCACGCCAGTAGCAAACCTACTGAAAGAAGCGGGTCTATGTGCTTCAACTTCTGAAGCTATGCGTATGGTTAAACAAGGCGCAGCGAAGATTGAAGGTGAGAAAGTTGCTGATGCGAAGTTTGCGCCAGAAGCCGGAACTTACGTATTCCAAGTTGGTAAACGCAAATTTGCACGTATTACTATTAAGTAA